AAGATCAGCCCGATCGGCGACCAGTCGTTGTTCGTGAGTGGTGCGATCTCGGGCGTGGCCCGCGAAGGCGTGATCGCCGCGGCGCTCACCAGCCTCATGATCCTGCTGTTCCTCGGCAGCTGGCGTTCGACGGTGATCATCGCCACCTCGATTCCGCTGGCGATCCTTGGCGCGATCGCGATGCTCTCCGCGTTCGGCGAAACGCTGAACATCATGACCCTCGGTGGCCTGGCGCTCGCCGTGGGCATCCTGGTCGACGACGCCACGGTGACCATCGAGAACATCAACTGGCACCTCGAGCACGGCAAGGATGTCGAAACGGCGATCCTCGATGGCGCGGCACAGATCGTGACCCCGGCCTTCGTTTCGCTGCTTTGTATCTGCATCGTGTTCGTGCCGATGTTCTTCCTCGATGGCGTCGCCCGTTTCCTCTTCGTGCCCATGGCCGAAGCAGTGATGTTCGCCATGATCTGCTCGTTCATCCTGTCGCGTACGCTTGTACCGACGATGGCGAAGTACCTGCTGCATCCGCATTCGGTGGACGACCCGCACGGAGAGCACGGCAAGGTGTCGCGCAACCCGCTGGTTCGGTTCCAACGCGGGTTCGAGAAGCGCTTCGAAGCGCTGCGCCAGGGCTACCACGGCCTGCTGGAAATGGCACTGCGTAACAGCAAGCCGTTCGTCATCGGATTCATGGCCTTCGTCATCCTGTCGTTCGCCCTGGTGCCGATGCTTGGCCGTAACTTCTTCCCCTCGGTGGACTCGGGCCAGATCCTGATGCACGTGCGTGCCCCGGTGGGCACCCGTGTCGAAGAGACGGCCAACCTGTTCGCCGCGGTGACCAAGGAAGTGCGCAAGATCATCCCGGCCGACGAGCTCGGTACGGTGGTCGATAACATGGGCCTGTCGTCGTCGGGTATTAACAACACCTACAACAACACGGGTACGGTCAGCTCGGCCGATGGCGATATCCAGATCTCGCTGAAGGAAGACCACAAGCCCACGGCCGATTATGTGCGCGAGATGCGCGAGAAACTGCCGCGCCTGTTCCCGACCGCGACCTTCTCGTTCCCGCCGGCCGACATCATCAGCCAGATCCTGAACTTCGGCTCGCCCGCGCCCATCGATCTGCAGATCCGTGGCCCGAACGTGGCGGCCAATTTCAAGTACGCGAACACGTTGCTGCGCGAGATCCGCCGCGTCCCGGGCATCGTCGATGCGCGCATCCAGCAGTCGCAGGCCAGCCCCACGTTCAACGTGGATGTGGACCGCAGCCGTGCACAGCAGGTGGGCATCACCGAGCGTGATGTCACCAACAGCCTGGGCGTGAACCTCGCCGGCTCCAGCCAGATCGCACCGACCTTCTGGCTGAATCCGCAAAATGGTGTGTCGTACCCGATCGTGATGCAGACGCCGCAGTACGCGATCGATACGCTGCCGGACCTGGCCAACGTGCCGATCAGCCCCAGCACGGGTGCGGCGGGCTCGCAGATCCTCGGTGGTTTCGCCTCGTTCACCCGCACGACCAGTAGCACGGTGGCCAGCCAGTACAACATCCAGTCGATGGTGGAGATCTTCGCCACCACGCAGGATCGCGACCTGGGCGCCGTCGCTGCCGATATCCAGAAAATCCTGGATGCGCACAAGAATGATCTGCCGAAGGCATCCAGCACCGCGCTGCTCGGCCAGGTGCAGACGATGAACAGCGCCTTCACCGGCCTGATCCTCGGCCTGCTCGGTGCCATCGTGCTGATCTACCTGCTGATCGTGGTGAACTTCCAGTCGTGGGCGGATCCGTTCGTGATCGTCACCGCGCTGCCTGCCGCTATCGCCGGCATCATCTGGATGCTGTTCGCCACGCATACCACGCTGTCGGTGCCCGCCCTGACCGGCGCCATCATGT
Above is a genomic segment from Luteibacter aegosomatissinici containing:
- a CDS encoding efflux RND transporter permease subunit is translated as MIGIVRIALTRPYTFVVLALLILIIGPLSAMRTPTDIFPDIKIPVIAVVWQYTGLPPDQMVGRVSSPFERVLTTTVNDVEHIEANSISGFGIVKIFFQPTVDIRTANAQVTAVAQTLLRQLPAGTTPPLILNYNASTVPIIQLALSGDGLTEQNLADLGLNIIRPQLTSVAGAAIPFPFGGKTRQVQIDIDPAALQARGLSAQDVANALAAQNLITPVGTQKIGDFEYTLQLNNSPSVVAELGNLPIKSVNGATVFIRDIAHVRDGSPPQTNIVHVDGNRSVLMTVLKNGSASTLAIIQGIKDRVKGMKDALPENLKISPIGDQSLFVSGAISGVAREGVIAAALTSLMILLFLGSWRSTVIIATSIPLAILGAIAMLSAFGETLNIMTLGGLALAVGILVDDATVTIENINWHLEHGKDVETAILDGAAQIVTPAFVSLLCICIVFVPMFFLDGVARFLFVPMAEAVMFAMICSFILSRTLVPTMAKYLLHPHSVDDPHGEHGKVSRNPLVRFQRGFEKRFEALRQGYHGLLEMALRNSKPFVIGFMAFVILSFALVPMLGRNFFPSVDSGQILMHVRAPVGTRVEETANLFAAVTKEVRKIIPADELGTVVDNMGLSSSGINNTYNNTGTVSSADGDIQISLKEDHKPTADYVREMREKLPRLFPTATFSFPPADIISQILNFGSPAPIDLQIRGPNVAANFKYANTLLREIRRVPGIVDARIQQSQASPTFNVDVDRSRAQQVGITERDVTNSLGVNLAGSSQIAPTFWLNPQNGVSYPIVMQTPQYAIDTLPDLANVPISPSTGAAGSQILGGFASFTRTTSSTVASQYNIQSMVEIFATTQDRDLGAVAADIQKILDAHKNDLPKASSTALLGQVQTMNSAFTGLILGLLGAIVLIYLLIVVNFQSWADPFVIVTALPAAIAGIIWMLFATHTTLSVPALTGAIMCMGVATANSILVVSFCRERLADTGDAFIAASEGGFVRFRPVLMTALAMIIGMLPMALGMGEGGEQNAPLGRAVIGGLIFATTATLLFVPVVFNIVHGRRGHASKTPANASGEPVHVA